A genomic window from Solirubrobacterales bacterium includes:
- a CDS encoding DNA repair protein, with product MAKPKQLYFTDDAAANALNAKDPMALLIGFVLDQQVTVPKAFAGPLAIEQRLGSLDADTLASTDLEPIFREKPAIHRYPGNMAKRVRELAAHVVESYDGDAAKVWKSAKTPEALQENLEALPGFGEMKVRSIASVLAKQYGVKNAEPLIPDHPTLGDIGSFDELHEYQAAKKLHKKDWYSVYGKGKKKG from the coding sequence ATGGCAAAGCCCAAGCAGCTCTACTTCACAGACGACGCCGCGGCCAACGCGTTGAACGCGAAAGACCCGATGGCTCTGCTGATCGGTTTCGTGCTCGACCAACAGGTGACGGTCCCGAAGGCATTTGCGGGACCGCTCGCGATCGAGCAGCGCCTCGGCTCGCTCGACGCCGACACGCTCGCAAGCACCGACCTCGAGCCGATCTTTCGCGAGAAGCCGGCGATCCACCGTTATCCGGGCAACATGGCCAAGCGCGTCCGCGAGCTCGCCGCCCATGTGGTCGAGTCCTACGACGGAGATGCCGCGAAGGTCTGGAAAAGCGCAAAGACGCCAGAAGCGCTGCAAGAGAACCTCGAAGCATTGCCCGGCTTTGGCGAGATGAAGGTGCGATCGATCGCGTCGGTGCTCGCCAAGCAGTACGGAGTGAAGAACGCCGAACCGCTGATTCCCGATCACCCGACGCTCGGCGACATCGGGTCGTTTGACGAACTACACGAGTACCAAGCGGCAAAGAAGCTGCACAAGAAGGACTGGTACTCGGTCTATGGCAAGGGAAAGAAGAAGGGCTGA
- a CDS encoding RNA polymerase sigma factor, whose translation MTNADVTRTIDAVWRIEAPRLIAGLARFCNGDVGRAEELAQDALVSALETWPREGVPRNPGAWLMATAKNRQIDLARRARVFQLKTEELGRELSVAAPVPDPEAIEDDLLSLVFTTCHPVLTQDSQVALTLRMLGGLKTEEIARAFLVSESTIGQRISRAKRTLADAEVPFEVPPPDERAERVAAVLGAVYLIFNEGYSATAGKNWMRLDLCEDALRLGRMLQQLMPNDPEVHGLAALMELHSSRMHSRTAPDGSAILLLDQDRHSWDWLMIDRGLAAIERAKAAPGRAGSYTLQAEIAACHATARKPEDTDWFRVAALYRDLSKLTGSPIVEINRAVAVGMSSGPEAGLRVLDAIADDPALANYHLLPSVRGDLLEKAGRGAEAAEHFDLAASMTKNEREREALARRREALRTNS comes from the coding sequence CTGACCAACGCAGACGTAACGCGCACGATCGACGCCGTCTGGCGGATCGAAGCCCCGCGACTGATTGCGGGGCTTGCGCGTTTCTGCAATGGCGACGTCGGCCGCGCGGAGGAGCTGGCGCAGGATGCGCTGGTCTCCGCGCTCGAGACGTGGCCGCGCGAGGGCGTGCCGCGCAATCCCGGCGCTTGGCTGATGGCCACGGCGAAGAACCGCCAGATTGACCTGGCGCGCCGGGCTCGCGTGTTTCAGCTCAAAACGGAAGAACTTGGACGTGAGTTGTCGGTCGCCGCGCCCGTGCCCGATCCCGAGGCGATCGAGGACGACTTGCTCAGTCTTGTCTTCACAACCTGTCACCCCGTACTGACTCAGGACTCGCAGGTCGCTCTCACCCTGCGAATGCTCGGCGGGCTCAAGACCGAGGAGATCGCCCGAGCCTTCCTCGTTTCTGAGTCAACGATCGGTCAGCGCATCTCCCGCGCCAAGCGCACGCTTGCGGATGCCGAGGTTCCATTCGAGGTGCCGCCGCCGGACGAACGCGCCGAGCGAGTCGCCGCGGTCCTCGGAGCCGTGTATCTGATCTTCAACGAGGGCTATTCGGCGACGGCTGGGAAGAATTGGATGCGGCTCGACCTTTGCGAGGACGCCTTGCGGCTCGGGCGAATGCTCCAGCAGTTGATGCCCAACGATCCCGAGGTGCACGGCTTGGCGGCGCTGATGGAACTGCACTCCTCGCGCATGCACTCCCGCACCGCGCCCGACGGATCGGCAATCCTGTTGCTTGATCAGGACCGACACTCGTGGGACTGGCTGATGATCGATCGCGGTCTCGCGGCGATCGAGCGTGCGAAGGCCGCGCCCGGTCGGGCCGGCTCGTACACGCTCCAGGCCGAGATCGCGGCCTGTCACGCAACTGCGCGCAAGCCCGAGGACACCGACTGGTTCCGCGTCGCGGCGCTGTACCGCGATCTCTCAAAACTGACTGGATCGCCGATCGTCGAGATCAATCGCGCCGTCGCGGTGGGGATGTCCAGCGGGCCAGAGGCAGGGCTGCGCGTGCTCGATGCGATCGCCGACGACCCGGCGCTGGCGAACTACCACCTGCTCCCGAGCGTGCGGGGCGACTTACTGGAGAAGGCCGGGCGCGGCGCCGAGGCAGCCGAGCATTTCGATCTGGCTGCCTCTATGACCAAGAATGAGCGCGAACGCGAAGCCCTGGCGCGGCGCCGCGAGGCGCTCAGAACAAACTCTTGA
- a CDS encoding long-chain fatty acid--CoA ligase: MTAPELTRHQQMKLDSRPPTVAAMFQRRVENTPDKVAFKFPDVDENWQSLTWAEVGERTNNLAAGLIALGVGLEQCVAIISGTRYEWVLADFAINMAGGTTTTVYPSTIPDDVAYILSDSASVVAFAEDDEQIAKLREQRDNLPQVTKVIAFTGETDGDWVISLEELERLGAERIATDPTVIDERIAELTPESIATLIYTSGTTGRPKGVRLSHDGWSYTGAALGCAGILSDADVQFLWLPLAHAFGKFLIVAQLEIGFTTYVDGRVPNIVPNLAIIRPTFMGAAPRIFEKAHGNVVAMIEEEGGAKEKLFKWAFGVGIKVSRLKREGKTVPPQLAIQNALADKLVFSKVRERFGGRIRFFVSGSAPLSVDIAEWFHAAGLLILEGYGMTETSAASVVNTPDGFKLGSVGRPVSGTELKIAGDGEILMRSPGVMKGYHGLPAETAEALVGDGWMATGDIGEVDAEGFVRITDRKKDLFKTSGGKYVAPTHIEGLFKGISPLVSQIMVHGAQRKFVSALISLDPDSIALWAEGNGMAGKSYTEVVTSPEIHAVIEGQIKELNKKLNPWEQVKQFHILERDLTIEEGEITPSMKMKRKVIEEHNSDVLEGFYA; the protein is encoded by the coding sequence ATGACTGCCCCGGAACTGACCCGCCATCAGCAAATGAAACTCGACAGTCGGCCCCCGACGGTCGCCGCGATGTTCCAGCGCCGAGTCGAGAACACGCCCGACAAGGTCGCCTTCAAATTCCCCGATGTCGACGAAAACTGGCAGTCGCTCACCTGGGCTGAAGTAGGCGAGCGCACAAACAACCTCGCCGCGGGCCTGATCGCTCTGGGCGTCGGACTTGAGCAGTGCGTTGCGATCATCTCCGGCACGCGCTACGAGTGGGTCCTCGCCGACTTCGCAATCAACATGGCCGGCGGCACGACCACCACGGTCTACCCGTCCACGATCCCTGACGACGTCGCCTACATCCTCTCCGACTCGGCCTCGGTAGTTGCCTTCGCCGAAGACGACGAGCAGATCGCGAAACTGCGCGAGCAACGGGACAACCTGCCGCAGGTGACGAAGGTCATCGCATTCACCGGTGAGACCGACGGCGACTGGGTGATCTCGCTCGAGGAACTCGAACGCCTCGGCGCGGAACGCATCGCCACCGATCCGACCGTGATCGACGAACGCATCGCCGAGCTGACGCCGGAGTCGATCGCAACGCTTATCTACACCTCTGGCACGACCGGCCGCCCGAAGGGTGTTCGCCTCAGTCACGACGGATGGAGCTACACCGGCGCGGCACTCGGCTGCGCAGGCATCCTCAGCGACGCAGACGTCCAGTTTCTCTGGCTCCCGCTTGCGCACGCCTTCGGAAAGTTCCTGATCGTCGCCCAGCTGGAGATCGGTTTCACCACCTACGTGGATGGGCGCGTGCCGAACATCGTCCCGAACCTCGCGATCATCCGCCCGACCTTCATGGGCGCAGCACCGCGCATCTTCGAGAAGGCCCACGGAAACGTGGTGGCAATGATCGAGGAAGAGGGTGGGGCCAAAGAGAAGCTCTTCAAATGGGCCTTCGGAGTCGGCATCAAGGTCTCGCGGCTCAAGCGCGAAGGCAAGACGGTGCCGCCGCAGCTCGCGATCCAGAACGCCCTCGCCGACAAGCTCGTGTTTTCCAAGGTGCGCGAGCGCTTCGGTGGCCGCATCCGCTTCTTCGTATCCGGCTCAGCGCCGCTGTCGGTCGATATTGCCGAGTGGTTCCACGCCGCCGGACTCCTGATCCTCGAGGGCTACGGCATGACCGAGACCTCAGCGGCCTCGGTGGTCAACACTCCCGACGGCTTCAAGTTGGGTTCGGTCGGTCGCCCGGTCTCCGGCACCGAGCTGAAGATTGCCGGCGACGGCGAGATCCTGATGCGCAGCCCCGGCGTGATGAAGGGCTACCACGGACTCCCTGCCGAAACTGCCGAGGCGCTCGTCGGCGACGGTTGGATGGCCACCGGCGACATCGGCGAGGTCGATGCAGAGGGCTTCGTTCGCATCACCGACCGCAAGAAGGACCTCTTCAAGACCTCCGGCGGCAAGTACGTCGCGCCGACTCACATCGAAGGTCTCTTCAAGGGCATCAGCCCGCTGGTCAGCCAGATCATGGTCCACGGCGCTCAGCGCAAGTTTGTCTCCGCCCTGATCAGCCTGGATCCGGACTCCATTGCGCTCTGGGCAGAGGGCAACGGCATGGCCGGCAAGTCCTACACCGAGGTCGTCACGTCACCAGAGATCCACGCAGTGATCGAAGGCCAGATCAAGGAGCTCAACAAGAAGCTCAACCCCTGGGAGCAGGTCAAGCAGTTCCACATCCTCGAACGCGACCTGACGATCGAGGAAGGCGAGATCACCCCGAGCATGAAGATGAAGCGCAAGGTGATCGAGGAGCACAACAGCGACGTGCTTGAGGGCTTTTACGCCTAG
- a CDS encoding exopolysaccharide biosynthesis protein, with translation MEPQRASQLLKDWRAAPGEKTLGGLIDTVGLRSFALIFIILLGLPALPLPTGGITHVLEIVAMLLALQLIVGRKTVWIPERWRATEFEGDRSAKFIDGLINTTTRLERYSKPRLTWLFGHWWSDVGYGVVVLVGTIAAFLAPPFTGLDTLPALGVVILSVGVIMEDFAFVVGGAILIAVGVILEITIGDAIYRGVKSLF, from the coding sequence ATGGAACCCCAGCGCGCCTCTCAGCTGCTCAAAGACTGGCGCGCCGCGCCGGGCGAGAAGACGCTCGGCGGGCTGATCGACACGGTCGGCCTCAGAAGCTTCGCCCTGATCTTCATCATCCTGCTCGGCCTGCCCGCGCTGCCGCTCCCGACCGGCGGGATCACCCACGTGCTGGAAATCGTGGCGATGCTGCTCGCGCTGCAGTTGATCGTCGGCCGCAAAACCGTCTGGATTCCTGAGCGCTGGCGGGCGACCGAGTTCGAGGGCGACAGAAGTGCCAAATTCATCGACGGCCTGATCAATACAACGACCAGGCTTGAGCGCTATTCAAAGCCCAGGCTGACTTGGCTGTTCGGCCATTGGTGGAGTGACGTCGGCTACGGAGTCGTCGTGCTCGTGGGAACGATTGCGGCCTTTCTCGCTCCGCCCTTCACGGGACTCGACACGCTCCCCGCACTTGGTGTGGTGATCCTCTCGGTCGGCGTGATCATGGAGGACTTCGCCTTCGTGGTCGGCGGCGCAATCTTGATCGCCGTCGGAGTGATTCTCGAGATCACGATCGGCGACGCGATCTACCGCGGCGTCAAGAGTTTGTTCTGA
- a CDS encoding glutathione S-transferase N-terminal domain-containing protein has product MKFYGFSGSHPCEAVCTAAAYKGLDFQKVEVPPALHRIIMRVMFGGDRVPAAKLDGRKVQGTSQIFQALDELVSERPLFPADPAERERVVAAEQWGEGEFQDIGRRLIWAHLSRSPGTVKAWIGSSNRKGLMRTIKVALAPSVSHVAKFANGATDEQVQKDLNALPGLLDQVDALIAEGVIGGEEPNAADFQIFSSVAMWANMRDIRPAIKDRPCGIAAARLFPQYKGVVPTGLLPESWFANLKAARENDLVSPA; this is encoded by the coding sequence GTGAAATTTTACGGCTTCAGCGGGTCTCACCCCTGCGAAGCCGTCTGCACCGCCGCCGCCTACAAGGGTCTCGACTTTCAGAAGGTCGAGGTGCCGCCAGCGCTGCACCGAATCATCATGCGCGTGATGTTCGGCGGTGACCGCGTTCCGGCGGCGAAGCTCGACGGGCGCAAGGTGCAGGGCACGAGTCAGATATTTCAGGCGCTCGACGAGCTCGTTTCCGAACGGCCGCTGTTTCCAGCCGATCCGGCCGAGCGCGAACGGGTGGTCGCGGCGGAGCAGTGGGGCGAGGGGGAGTTTCAAGACATCGGCCGACGGCTGATCTGGGCGCACCTCTCGCGCAGCCCGGGAACCGTCAAGGCCTGGATTGGAAGTTCGAACCGCAAGGGCTTGATGCGCACGATCAAAGTCGCTCTCGCGCCGTCCGTTTCGCATGTCGCGAAGTTCGCCAACGGCGCGACCGACGAACAGGTGCAGAAGGACCTGAACGCCCTGCCGGGCCTGCTCGATCAGGTGGATGCGCTGATCGCCGAAGGCGTGATCGGAGGCGAAGAGCCCAACGCCGCCGACTTCCAGATCTTCTCCTCGGTCGCGATGTGGGCGAACATGCGTGACATTCGCCCGGCGATCAAGGATCGGCCCTGCGGCATCGCCGCCGCGAGACTCTTCCCGCAGTACAAGGGCGTCGTCCCCACTGGACTATTGCCCGAGTCCTGGTTCGCGAACCTCAAAGCCGCCAGAGAGAACGACCTAGTCTCCCCCGCATGA
- a CDS encoding class I SAM-dependent methyltransferase → MGLYDRLFASQYDRFLALAERDGLAARRAELLGDARGRVLEVGAGTGLNLDYYPATLDRLVMTEPSEPMARRMKERAAQSPLNPEIVIAPAEKLPFEDDSFDTVIGTLVLCTVPDPEATLAELRRVLAPGGQLLLMEHVRSESPDRAKWQDRLETPWRLYGNGCYCNRDTVSIVEAAGFSWEDLQHGTVPHAPPIVRPLIQGRAVMMIQNES, encoded by the coding sequence GTGGGTCTCTACGACAGGTTGTTTGCGAGTCAGTACGACCGCTTCCTCGCACTCGCCGAGCGCGACGGTCTTGCCGCGCGGCGCGCGGAGCTTCTGGGCGACGCGCGCGGTCGCGTGCTTGAGGTCGGCGCCGGCACCGGCCTGAACCTCGACTACTACCCGGCGACGCTCGACCGCCTGGTGATGACTGAACCGAGCGAGCCGATGGCCAGGCGAATGAAGGAGCGCGCCGCGCAGAGTCCACTGAATCCGGAAATCGTGATCGCCCCCGCCGAGAAGCTTCCCTTCGAGGACGACAGCTTCGACACTGTGATCGGCACGCTTGTGCTCTGCACAGTGCCCGATCCCGAAGCGACGCTCGCTGAACTCAGGCGCGTGCTCGCTCCAGGCGGCCAGCTTCTGCTGATGGAACACGTTCGCTCTGAGTCGCCGGATCGCGCCAAGTGGCAGGACCGACTTGAGACGCCTTGGCGCTTGTACGGGAACGGTTGCTACTGCAACCGCGACACGGTTTCGATCGTCGAAGCCGCCGGGTTTTCCTGGGAGGATCTGCAGCACGGAACGGTCCCACACGCGCCGCCGATCGTCAGACCGCTGATCCAGGGCCGCGCCGTTATGATGATTCAGAATGAATCATGA
- a CDS encoding YciI family protein has product MKFIVFVPGNADTEAGVMPTEAELAEMTAFNERLSEAGVLLGGEGLHPTAKGARIYYGDDNPTITDGPFAESKEIVAGFWLLQAKSMDEVKEWMRQAPFKEAYVEIRQIFGVEDFGDELTPELREREEAMRAKAEDLA; this is encoded by the coding sequence ATGAAGTTCATCGTTTTCGTTCCGGGCAACGCCGACACAGAGGCTGGCGTCATGCCGACGGAGGCCGAGCTGGCCGAGATGACCGCGTTCAACGAGCGGCTGTCTGAGGCAGGTGTGTTGCTCGGCGGCGAAGGCCTGCACCCAACCGCGAAGGGTGCCCGGATCTACTACGGCGACGACAACCCGACCATCACCGACGGCCCGTTCGCCGAGTCAAAAGAGATCGTCGCCGGCTTCTGGCTGCTGCAGGCCAAGTCAATGGACGAGGTCAAGGAATGGATGCGTCAGGCGCCATTCAAAGAGGCCTACGTCGAGATCCGCCAGATCTTTGGCGTCGAAGACTTCGGCGACGAGCTCACGCCCGAGCTGCGCGAGCGCGAAGAAGCGATGCGCGCCAAGGCCGAGGACCTGGCCTGA
- a CDS encoding SDR family NAD(P)-dependent oxidoreductase, which produces MIALVTGAGSGIGNRLAELMLTRGDQVIALDVKFTDAAREGLQKIGPAVHFEEVDVRDGAAVNAAVEAGIAAIGAPRLVVNSAGVVIAVPFEETDEEAFRRVVDINLYGSRNVAAATLPHLKNGGHLVLIASLAGFVANYGYSAYCSSKFGVVGLAEVLRLEQKPSGVAVSVVAPPEVMTPMVDEERRSGSRITGELKQFAGSMELEPAAKAILDGIDGGGFLIIPTVRGRSTRLLNRLTPLKVTHLISDRMLSKASKNG; this is translated from the coding sequence ATGATTGCACTCGTAACTGGAGCCGGAAGCGGCATTGGAAATCGTCTCGCTGAACTGATGCTCACCCGTGGGGATCAGGTGATTGCGCTCGACGTGAAGTTCACCGACGCCGCCCGCGAAGGCCTGCAGAAGATCGGCCCGGCCGTTCACTTCGAAGAAGTTGACGTGCGCGACGGAGCCGCCGTGAACGCAGCCGTCGAGGCCGGCATTGCCGCCATTGGCGCGCCGAGGCTTGTCGTCAACAGCGCGGGCGTCGTGATCGCGGTGCCCTTTGAAGAAACTGACGAAGAGGCATTCCGCCGCGTCGTGGACATCAACCTCTACGGCTCGCGCAACGTCGCCGCCGCGACGCTCCCGCACCTGAAGAACGGCGGCCACCTCGTGCTGATCGCCTCGCTCGCTGGTTTTGTCGCCAACTACGGCTACTCGGCGTACTGCTCGAGCAAGTTCGGCGTGGTCGGGCTCGCAGAAGTGCTGCGTCTTGAGCAGAAGCCGAGCGGCGTTGCGGTTTCAGTCGTTGCGCCGCCTGAGGTGATGACGCCAATGGTCGATGAGGAGCGCCGCAGCGGTTCAAGGATCACGGGCGAGCTGAAACAATTCGCAGGCAGCATGGAGCTGGAGCCTGCCGCCAAGGCCATTCTCGACGGGATCGACGGCGGCGGCTTCCTGATCATCCCGACCGTGCGCGGCCGATCGACCCGCTTGCTCAACCGACTCACACCCCTGAAGGTCACCCACCTGATCAGCGACCGCATGCTGAGCAAAGCTTCAAAGAACGGCTGA
- a CDS encoding aldehyde dehydrogenase, whose translation MLIGGELVPGEGAVLAVENPFTEQEFTQLAVASTEQINAAISAAREASVGWGGMPAGERGELLKEVAAGLRERTDELAELMTHEGGKPLVENRDEVGWTAAAFDYYAEIGRSSAGTVIPPIESTQLALVLKEPLGVVACIVPWNYPLLLLAWKLAPALAAGNAIVAKPSELTPLSTLALAPLFESFPPGVMNILAGAGDVGQAMVSDERVDGVAFTGSVATGIRINEICAKRVARVNLELGGKDPFIVCSDIGADVEIAARGGAWAAYLNSGQVCTSAERFYVMEDVYDDFVNAFVEHTGTLKLGDPMVSDTDLGPMANAVQRDKVVAQLEQAVGAGAEVLRGGEAVGHPTGYFLTPAVVTGAAAQTELLSEETFGPVAPIVRVKSLDEAIQLANSTRFGLGANVYTRDLRTAMRCVREIRSGTVWINDPLTDNDAGPFGGFKQSGLGRELGREGLEAFQETKHAHIESVIERKEWWYPYSEYSG comes from the coding sequence ATGTTGATCGGCGGCGAGTTGGTCCCCGGTGAGGGGGCTGTACTCGCGGTCGAGAACCCCTTCACCGAGCAGGAGTTCACGCAGCTTGCCGTCGCGTCTACCGAGCAGATCAACGCGGCGATTTCGGCTGCGCGCGAGGCAAGTGTTGGCTGGGGAGGTATGCCCGCCGGCGAGCGCGGCGAGCTGCTGAAAGAAGTGGCCGCGGGACTGCGCGAGCGCACCGACGAACTGGCCGAACTGATGACCCACGAGGGCGGCAAGCCGCTGGTCGAGAACCGCGACGAGGTCGGCTGGACTGCCGCAGCATTTGATTACTACGCCGAGATCGGTCGATCAAGCGCAGGCACGGTGATCCCGCCGATCGAATCAACGCAACTGGCGCTTGTTCTGAAGGAGCCGCTCGGCGTCGTCGCCTGCATCGTGCCGTGGAACTATCCCCTGCTACTGCTTGCCTGGAAGCTGGCGCCGGCGCTCGCTGCCGGCAACGCGATCGTTGCCAAGCCGAGCGAGTTGACTCCGCTCTCCACTTTGGCGCTCGCACCATTGTTCGAGAGCTTCCCGCCCGGCGTGATGAACATCCTCGCCGGCGCTGGCGATGTCGGCCAGGCAATGGTCTCAGACGAGCGTGTCGATGGCGTCGCATTCACTGGTTCGGTCGCGACGGGGATCCGCATCAACGAGATCTGCGCCAAGCGCGTCGCGCGCGTCAACCTGGAGCTCGGGGGCAAGGACCCGTTCATCGTCTGCTCAGACATCGGCGCCGACGTGGAGATCGCTGCTCGCGGCGGCGCGTGGGCGGCTTACCTGAACTCGGGACAGGTCTGCACGAGCGCCGAGCGTTTCTACGTAATGGAGGACGTCTACGACGACTTCGTCAACGCTTTTGTTGAACACACAGGCACGCTGAAGCTCGGCGACCCGATGGTCTCTGACACGGACCTTGGGCCAATGGCAAATGCAGTCCAGCGCGACAAGGTTGTCGCGCAACTCGAACAGGCAGTCGGCGCTGGCGCAGAAGTTCTGCGCGGCGGCGAGGCCGTCGGCCATCCGACTGGATACTTCTTGACTCCCGCGGTCGTCACCGGCGCGGCAGCGCAGACCGAGCTGCTCAGCGAAGAGACCTTCGGCCCCGTGGCCCCGATCGTTCGGGTCAAATCGCTCGACGAGGCGATCCAGCTGGCCAACTCAACGCGCTTCGGCCTCGGCGCAAACGTCTACACGCGCGACCTGCGCACCGCGATGCGATGCGTGCGCGAGATCCGATCGGGCACCGTGTGGATCAACGACCCGCTGACCGACAACGACGCCGGGCCGTTCGGAGGGTTCAAGCAGTCAGGCCTCGGCCGCGAGCTCGGCCGCGAAGGTCTCGAGGCTTTTCAGGAGACCAAGCACGCGCACATCGAGAGCGTGATCGAGCGCAAGGAGTGGTGGTACCCGTACTCGGAGTACAGCGGCTGA
- the dinB gene encoding DNA polymerase IV, giving the protein MEGSGKTSSATVLHADLDAFFASVEQRDNPELRGKPVLVGGGIVTAASYEAKARGVSTPMNLNQARAICPDAVVISPRGDAYSAASKQVMAVLEEFSPTVEKISIDEAFLDGSGMEHIHGTPREIAEKIRAAVLEKTGLKITIGVARTKFLAKVASGAAKPDGLLVVEEDGELDFLHPLPIEAVWGVGKVTSKKLRTRGVKTVGDIAALDVDTLCTILGKAQGKRLHALSNNIDERSVAPRQTRKSIGAQRAISKQPRTQAELETVVDSLVDRVTPRLRRSGRSARTVVLSIRFGNFARITRSRTLPAPTTSSDEFRSALHSLLAPEIDQIHELGITLIGIALANLDDGAQLELAFDGPGGHEIDATVDAVKERFGKHAIRRGAMVGKEQGFAAPQVED; this is encoded by the coding sequence GTGGAAGGATCTGGCAAAACCTCGTCGGCGACGGTGCTGCATGCCGACCTCGACGCCTTCTTCGCGTCGGTCGAGCAGCGCGACAATCCCGAGCTGCGGGGCAAGCCCGTGCTCGTCGGCGGCGGAATCGTCACGGCCGCCAGCTACGAGGCGAAGGCCCGCGGCGTCAGCACACCGATGAACCTCAACCAGGCCCGTGCGATCTGCCCGGATGCCGTCGTGATCTCGCCGCGCGGAGATGCCTACTCGGCGGCGAGCAAGCAGGTGATGGCGGTGCTCGAAGAGTTCTCGCCGACGGTCGAGAAGATCTCGATCGACGAGGCGTTCCTGGACGGATCCGGCATGGAGCACATCCATGGCACGCCGCGCGAGATCGCCGAGAAGATTCGCGCGGCTGTGCTCGAGAAGACGGGACTGAAGATCACGATCGGCGTGGCGCGCACTAAGTTCCTCGCGAAGGTCGCGAGTGGTGCGGCAAAGCCAGACGGGCTGTTGGTGGTTGAGGAAGATGGCGAACTTGATTTCTTGCACCCGCTTCCGATCGAAGCGGTCTGGGGCGTGGGCAAGGTCACGTCGAAGAAGCTGCGCACGCGCGGGGTGAAAACCGTTGGCGATATCGCCGCGCTCGACGTTGACACGCTCTGCACGATCCTCGGGAAAGCTCAGGGCAAGCGCCTGCACGCGCTCTCGAACAACATCGATGAGCGCAGCGTCGCGCCGCGACAGACGCGCAAGTCGATCGGTGCGCAGCGCGCGATCAGCAAACAGCCGCGAACCCAGGCCGAACTGGAGACGGTCGTTGACTCGCTCGTGGATCGCGTCACCCCGCGACTGCGTCGCTCCGGTCGCTCGGCGCGAACCGTCGTGCTGAGCATTCGCTTCGGCAACTTCGCGCGCATCACCCGCTCGCGCACTCTGCCCGCGCCGACGACTTCTTCAGACGAGTTCAGATCAGCGCTGCACTCGCTGCTCGCGCCCGAGATCGATCAGATCCACGAACTCGGGATCACGCTGATCGGCATCGCCCTCGCCAACCTGGACGACGGCGCTCAGCTCGAGCTTGCCTTCGACGGACCGGGCGGACACGAGATCGACGCCACCGTTGACGCCGTGAAAGAGCGCTTCGGCAAGCACGCGATCCGTCGCGGCGCGATGGTCGGCAAAGAACAGGGGTTCGCGGCGCCGCAGGTCGAGGACTGA
- a CDS encoding dihydrofolate reductase family protein, with product MAKLIFRDVGTHIYGRKLYETMAVWETMDLDGEGPPEMADLVEVGRDFQQIWRGADKIVYSTTLEEVWTSRTELRSSFDVEAIRAFVESADSDVIIGGANLAASAFAAGLIDEVSITLAPVVIGAGKPALPINLVLALDLVSERRFDNGAVNVKYKVK from the coding sequence ATGGCGAAACTCATTTTTCGCGACGTCGGCACGCACATCTACGGCCGCAAGCTCTACGAGACGATGGCCGTCTGGGAGACGATGGATCTCGACGGGGAGGGTCCGCCAGAGATGGCGGACCTCGTTGAAGTAGGACGCGACTTCCAGCAGATCTGGCGCGGTGCGGACAAGATCGTCTACTCGACGACGCTAGAAGAAGTCTGGACTTCCCGCACAGAGCTGAGGTCGTCGTTTGACGTTGAAGCAATCCGGGCGTTCGTGGAGTCGGCAGATTCCGACGTCATCATCGGCGGCGCGAATCTTGCCGCGTCGGCCTTTGCGGCGGGATTGATCGACGAAGTCTCGATCACGCTCGCACCGGTTGTCATCGGCGCCGGCAAGCCGGCACTTCCGATCAACCTCGTGCTCGCCCTCGACCTGGTGAGCGAACGCCGATTTGACAACGGCGCCGTCAACGTGAAGTACAAGGTGAAGTAG
- a CDS encoding DUF1905 domain-containing protein: MPSFNGTETINERASTHIHALAVRTRIGETEWVTSVFFDRKRGTYLLPAKATVRSAEGLDDGDEVQILIAPIDS; encoded by the coding sequence TTGCCATCGTTCAACGGTACAGAGACGATCAATGAGCGAGCAAGCACACACATTCACGCGCTCGCCGTTCGCACGCGGATCGGCGAGACCGAGTGGGTGACCTCGGTCTTCTTCGATCGCAAGCGGGGGACGTATCTGCTCCCAGCGAAGGCGACGGTTCGAAGCGCCGAGGGCCTTGATGACGGGGATGAGGTTCAGATCCTCATCGCGCCGATCGACTCGTAA